From the Fulvia fulva chromosome 2, complete sequence genome, one window contains:
- a CDS encoding Cell division cycle protein, whose translation MPSATIDDISASSIMAEPIDDDASSSSTPSTLPFPPVTKSQIMHCSYHYWHPKYRAITPKARLIPLTQPFIDYLRADGIILPDDEEPVDHWDSDSGVFSSSDNPEARDDSDDEEEVDVAADWRDVHQSIKSTIDELGGKVMPKLNWSAPKDATWMNANTMECRTPSDIYLLLKSSDFVTHDLEHAFDDCVDTPDSTISQRDIPYHLVLRKAVPTFNPSVEFRCFVRERKLLCICQRDLNHFDFLLNMQDKLRSMIKEFFEVRLRDSFPDESFAFDVYIPQPYDRVWLVDFNPWAPRTDPILFSWLELLSMDAPQEPGPIPEGQFARLYFNAPKPEGLDTAALEAPANEIDGSSEEEEEDEEDADEELYLPELRLVRKTDPEAYSFATPQYSAHKLPKDVVEAGASGEGLREFARDWQNILEKRRGEDAAAESSDDD comes from the coding sequence ATGCCTTCAGCAACGATCGACGATATTTCAGCATCCAGCATAATGGCGGAACCAATCGACGACGATGCTTCTTCAAGCAGTACTCCCTCCACGTTACCGTTCCCGCCTGTCACCAAGTCCCAGATCATGCACTGCTCCTACCATTACTGGCATCCCAAATACAGAGCCATCACACCCAAGGCTAGACTGATCCCTCTCACACAACCTTTCATCGATTACCTACGCGCCGACGGAATCATACTCCCCGACGACGAAGAGCCAGTTGATCATTGGGACTCAGACAGTGGCGTCTTCTCTTCCTCAGACAATCCGGAGGCAAGAGATGACAGTGATGATGAGGAAGAAGTGGATGTGGCGGCAGACTGGAGAGATGTCCATCAATCAATCAAGAGCACCATCGACGAACTCGGCGGCAAGGTCATGCCCAAGCTCAACTGGTCTGCACCAAAAGATGCAACATGGATGAATGCAAACACAATGGAGTGTAGAACACCCAGTGATATCTATCTGTTGCTAAAGAGCTCCGACTTTGTTACGCACGATCTCGAGCATGCATTTGACGACTGCGTAGACACACCGGACTCAACAATATCACAACGCGACATTCCATACCACCTTGTGCTGCGGAAAGCCGTACCCACCTTCAACCCTTCTGTCGAGTTTCGGTGTTTCGTTCGAGAGCGAAAGCTGTTGTGTATATGTCAACGCGACCTCAACCACTTCGACTTCCTTCTCAACATGCAAGATAAGCTGCGATCGATGATCAAGGAGTTCTTCGAAGTAAGACTACGAGACTCTTTTCCCGACGAGAGCTTTGCCTTCGATGTTTACATACCACAACCGTACGATCGAGTCTGGTTGGTCGATTTCAACCCTTGGGCGCCGAGGACAGACCCAATACTTTTCAGTTGGCTGGAGCTATTGAGCATGGACGCACCTCAGGAGCCAGGACCCATCCCAGAAGGCCAGTTCGCTCGACTGTACTTCAATGCACCCAAGCCGGAAGGACTCGATACTGCTGCGTTAGAGGCTCCCGCGAACGAAATTGACGGTTCGtcagaagaagaagaagaagacgAAGAGGACGCTGATGAAGAGCTGTATCTGCCTGAGCTGCGTCTAGTCCGTAAGACAGATCCCGAAGCATACAGCTTCGCTACTCCCCAGTACAGCGCGCACAAGCTACCCAAGGACGTTGTCGAAGCTGGTGCAAGTGGCGAAGGGCTACGCGAGTTCGCGCGGGACTGGCAGAACATTCTCGAAAAGCGTCGAGGTGAAGACGCTGCAGCAGAAAGCAGTGACGATGATTGA
- a CDS encoding Phosphatidylinositol 4-kinase lsb6 produces MPGKRPATSGYARIAQAEEEDSSDNEDPFNDPSNTISFPTTDYAPIQPRRRDSIRLPSGSNSPGRPGRRRRANSGVDIKAINARLERWADEIKDRFKRRRVKGKTSEEEQLEIHHSVFQAPDWIRPATKETLEADYGDEGERMSKLEFDDLVESVRTAIELGLHPKLIAQGSSGSYFARSSGGKVVGVFKPKDEEPYASKNPKWTKWIHRNLFPFAFGRAMLIPNLSYVSEAAAYVLDCQLRTNLVPYTDVVGFSSKSFHYDWMDRRAYYRKGRPLPEKLGSFQVFLKGYKGATDFFREHPWPDQSTQNFSNVPSQKRKRRKRWDENCRPKSRGGTDNDYDSDDEEEGTNSGSQSRQEHAFWSEELQQSFREELEKLVILDYVMRNTDRGTDNWMIKIDRETQKATIVSEPIQLDGKADDDVGYHRRKESMSATPNGEGTPKENAIPRVGAIDNSLSWPWKHPDAWRSYPFGWLFLPVSLIGRPFSEKTRKHFLPLLTSKEWWSETQVKLRRCFEIDADFQERMFARQMAVMKGQAWNVVETLKTPDHGPLELTRRNRVHVWDDLVDIPVAVPLPRASEEMRRRAAASNAADSQRRALAVATPPRRHEEEEEMDITSTLQPGTAANSADLLGLTGTSLPTGVNRFNQSRQPSAQDINRPEAQEVIKEHLSPELQPKELKFSPSTLNTGTRPGTYRSRTGENRMSHDIPRSQWQASPQTRSRRFSLNFSRSNSLGAFDDDGDLGYAAAADQESSMRKVIVERLEMVKSKPPVFTWC; encoded by the coding sequence ATGCCAGGCAAGCGACCTGCCACCTCTGGCTATGCCCGTATTGCACAAGCGGAGGAAGAGGACAGCTCCGACAACGAGGATCCCTTTAATGACCCCTCCAACACAATCTCGTTCCCGACCACCGACTATGCGCCTATACAACCACGCCGACGAGACTCAATACGACTACCGAGTGGCTCAAATTCGCCGGGCAGGCCCGGACGACGACGGCGAGCCAACAGTGGAGTCGACATCAAAGCTATAAATGCTAGGCTGGAACGATGGGCCGACGAGATCAAGGATCGTTTCAAGAGGAGAAGAGTGAAGGGCAAGACTTCAGAGGAAGAACAGCTGGAGATACATCACTCCGTCTTCCAAGCCCCCGACTGGATCCGCCCAGCGACGAAGGAAACCTTGGAGGCCGACTATGGTGACGAAGGAGAACGAATGTCGAAGCTGGAATTCGATGATCTCGTCGAGTCTGTCAGGACAGCGATCGAGTTGGGGCTTCATCCGAAGCTCATTGCCCAAGGGAGTAGTGGCTCATACTTTGCACGCAGTAGCGGCGGTAAGGTCGTGGGCGTCTTCAAGCCGAAAGATGAGGAACCGTATGCGAGCAAGAACCCCAAGTGGACGAAGTGGATTCATCGGAATCTCTTTCCCTTCGCCTTCGGCCGTGCCATGTTGATTCCGAATCTTAGCTATGTGTCAGAGGCAGCGGCTTATGTGTTGGACTGTCAGCTGCGGACAAACTTAGTGCCATACACAGATGTGGTTGGCTTCAGCAGTAAAAGCTTCCACTACGACTGGATGGATCGCCGAGCCTATTACCGTAAAGGACGGCCTCTGCCGGAGAAGCTAGGGTCGTTTCAGGTATTCCTCAAAGGATACAAGGGAGCTACTGACTTCTTCCGCGAGCACCCCTGGCCTGACCAATCGACTCAAAACTTCTCGAATGTTCCCTCGCAAAAGCGCAAAAGACGGAAACGGTGGGACGAGAATTGCCGGCCCAAGAGCAGAGGAGGCACAGACAATGACTACGACAGTGACGATGAGGAGGAAGGCACGAACTCTGGCTCTCAAAGTAGGCAAGAGCACGCATTTTGGAGCGAGGAGCTGCAGCAGAGTTTCCGAGAAGAGCTCGAGAAGCTCGTCATATTGGACTATGTTATGAGGAATACGGACAGAGGTACGGATAACTGGATGATCAAGATCGACCGGGAGACACAAAAAGCCACAATCGTGAGTGAGCCAATACAGCTGGATGGAAAAGCGGACGATGATGTCGGCTACCACAGGCGGAAGGAGAGCATGTCAGCAACGCCCAATGGTGAGGGCACGCCGAAAGAGAATGCTATACCCAGAGTCGGTGCCATCGACAACAGTCTGTCGTGGCCGTGGAAACACCCCGATGCCTGGCGGAGTTATCCTTTCGGCTGGCTGTTTTTGCCAGTGAGCTTGATCGGACGGCCGTTCTCGGAAAAGACCCGGAAACACTTCCTCCCACTCCTCACTTCGAAAGAATGGTGGAGTGAGACTCAAGTCAAACTGCGAAGGTGTTTTGAGATCGATGCGGACTTCCAAGAGCGCATGTTTGCACGACAAATGGCTGTCATGAAAGGACAGGCTTGGAATGTGGTCGAGACCCTCAAGACACCTGATCATGGCCCGCTAGAGCTCACCCGGCGCAATCGCGTTCATGTTTGGGATGATTTGGTAGATATACCTGTCGCAGTACCGTTGCCACGAGCCTCCGAAGAGATGCGCCGCAGGGCAGCAGCCAGTAATGCAGCAGACTCTCAGAGGCGAGCATTGGCCGTAGCGACACCGCCACGCCGCCACGAAGAAGAAGAGGAGATGGATATAACATCTACCCTCCAGCCAGGCACTGCGGCTAACAGTGCAGATCTTCTTGGACTGACGGGCACGTCTTTACCAACCGGCGTCAATCGGTTCAATCAATCGCGGCAGCCGTCCGCCCAAGACATAAATCGTCCTGAAGCACAGGaagtcatcaaagagcaTCTCTCACCAGAGCTACAACCGAAGGAACTGAAGTTCTCGCCTTCGACCTTGAACACCGGCACAAGACCAGGAACGTATAGATCACGGACTGGAGAGAATAGAATGAGCCACGACATCCCGCGCAGCCAGTGGCAGGCGAGTCCGCAGACACGAAGTCGAAGGTTCAGCTTGAACTTCTCGAGAAGCAACAGCTTGGGCGCGTTTGATGATGATGGGGACCTTGGTTATGCGGCTGCTGCGGATCAAGAGAGCAGTATGCGGAAGGTGATTGTTGAGAGGCTTGAGATGGTCAAGAGCAAGCCTCCGGTATTTACGTGGTGTTAG
- a CDS encoding Cytochrome P450 monooxygenase produces MLSEDNIEKLRLQKRFAGPIYSISNAQRHEHLIDNNITRLLTRFKTMTDRPMDIYYAWEIMNVDMMTEFTFGQPYGAIEKGSDDDHMANMDRTVMEHSKAEDEGQQLRPCLHNDMHQLSRSNSEFILTWSFRLSITNLGAGVDTMSWTLAAVIVGIGMSPKANARVRAEMDAAIQAGSVIKGVPVSYNEAVKLPYLQACIHEALRLWPNVAISLPRIVPKAGIEIYGYYVPGGYTVGMQSKQLAIDDRIFAAEPESFRPERFLDADKAQLSDMTTRNLSFGGPSRKCPGKNVAWLSMSKVLASLWVDKKIFRNDADREQFIYAVLSVLSDNGRIKFNLTDYQFRLLFSRRPNGRFVATLVAMRGGIIEAKIEPSDDGKTQAEACRAFKKHVEERLHELLTTVPDVGAISSVSGPSSASRQSAVPSRNTPGQIQLRSGQDLPPAYAKKG; encoded by the exons ATGTTATCTGAGGACAATATCGAGAAATTGAGGCTGCAGAAACGCTTTGCTGGGCCAATTTACTCAATCAGCAATGCTCAAAGACACGAGCATCTGATCGACAACAACATAACTCGATTGCTGACACGGTTCAAGACCATGACCGATCGGCCCATGGATATCTATTACGCGTGGGAGATTATGAATGTCGATATGATGACCGAGTTCACGTTTGGCCAGCCGTACGGCGCAATCGAGAAGGGCAGCGACGATGATCACATGGCAAACATGGATCGTACA GTGATGGAGCACTCCAAGGCCGAGGATGAAGGCCAGCAGCTCAGACCGTGTCTTCACAACGATATGCACCAGCTCAGCAGATCGAATTCCGAGTTCATCTTGACGTGGAGCTTTCGTCTTTCCATTACCAACCTCGGAGCTGGCGTAGACACAATGTCCTGGACGCTCGCCGCTGTGATTGTCGGAATTGGCATGAGTCCGAAAGCCAACGCTCGTGTACGAGCTGAGATGGATGCTGCCATTCAGGCGGGAAGCGTCATCAAAGGCGTTCCCGTCTCCTATAACGAAGCAGTGAAGCTCCCTTATCTCCAAGCCTGCATCCACGAAGCACTACGTCTTTGGCCCAACGTTGCTATTTCTTTGCCACGCATCGTACCCAAAGCGGGTATCGAGATTTATGGTTACTACGTCCCCGGTGGCTACACAGTTGGCATGCAATCGAAGCAACTGGCCATCGATGACCGGATCTTCGCCGCAGAGCCAGAATCTTTCAGGCCGGAGAGATTTCTGGATGCCGACAAGGCGCAGTTGAGTGATATGACGACCAGAAACCTGAGCTTTGGTGGTCCGAGTAGGAAGTGCCCTGGCAAGAATGTTGCGTGGCTGAGCATGAGTAAAGTGTTGGCAAGCTT ATGGGTTGACAAGAAGATCTTCCGCAACGATGCCGACCGTGAGCAATTCATCTACGCGGTTTTGAGTGTCCTATCCGACAACGGCAGAATCAAGTTCAACCTTACAGACTATCAGTTCAGACTACTCTTTTCCCGCAGACCGAATGGTCGCTTCGTAGCCACTCTCGTAGCGATGCGAGGAGGCATCATCGAGGCGAAGATCGAGCCCAGCGATGACGGCAAGACACAGGCAGAGGCTTGCAGAGCGTTTAAGAAACACGTCGAGGAGAGACTCCATGAGTTGTTGACGACCGTGCCAGATGTCGGCGCTATTTCATCGGTGTCAGGACCAAGTTCTGCATCGAGACAGTCCGCCGTACCATCCAGGAACACGCCGGGCCAGATTCAGTTGCGCAGCGGACAGGACCTTCCTCCTGCTTATGCAAAGAAAGGTTAG
- a CDS encoding Pre-mRNA-splicing factor CWC21 has protein sequence MSSNVGLTTPRGSGTSGYVQRNSANLRPRDNPKPYPTDIDSIKHRQRQPDKEMLEHDRKRETEVKVFELRDKLEDEGLDEDDIDDQCDALRKKLESEQSTSGGGPAAKGLKSHQVHELARAKMDESEKLRRALGISKDYEEGSHWKRQEERKLEMERERGKGEIGRDRD, from the exons ATGTCTTCGAACGTAGGACTCACCACACCGAGAGGTTCAGGCACATCTGGCTACGTGCAGCGCAACTCGGCCAATCTCCGACCTCGCGACAATCCCAAGCCATACCCCACCGACATCGACTCGATCAAGCACCGACAACGACAGCCCGACAAGGAGATGCTAGAGCACGATCGCAAGCGCGAGACTGAGGTGAAAGTGTTCGAGCTGCGCGACAAACTCGAAGATGAAGG GCTTGACGAAGACGACATCGACGACCAATGCGATGCACTGCGAAAGAAGCTGGAGTCGGAGCAGAGCACATCGGGTGGTGGCCCAGCCGCGAAGGGTCTGAAGTCCCACCAAGTGCACGAGTTGGCGCGAGCGAAGATGGACGAGAGTGAAAAGCTGCGAAGAGCGCTGGGCATCAGCAAGGACTACGAAGAGGGCAGCCATTGGAAGCGACAAGAAGAGCGAAAGCTGGAGATGGAGCGAGAGCGTGGAAAGGGCGAGATTGGCAGAGATCGTGATTGA